A region from the Triticum aestivum cultivar Chinese Spring chromosome 3D, IWGSC CS RefSeq v2.1, whole genome shotgun sequence genome encodes:
- the LOC123075527 gene encoding uncharacterized protein, with translation MPQQGSNQVAASHSPMERDQTPGEDGGNKQPPSTSMEYQLKAYLLLLATLVATVTYAAGLNLPGGAWPDTQDGHLAGDPILPDAHYRRYLAFYYCNATAFASSLVACLLLLVLDEENTNWAIVLRAVMVLDLFGLMGAYAAGSCRDKFTTIFASLLVTSVFTYIMLVFLSSVFAYVFRGSVCTHVLKWGTVFADAFRKVFPKSTQGSKNPEEQGEDEHEVLMLLATFVVTITYVAGLGPPGGFWSDSRDGHRVSDPIMQDHNTSRYQSFFVWNTTAFVASLLIIVLLMDKNLSRTISVRFVALYGFIAVALIGLVGAYAAGSCREADATIYVVSLAGAVLASIFLQVSITSAMNKEGSWGNKLLTPIRRFTSQWLKNIRECFTPITTPSPNRDAQQADKVLERNRSLVMLLATLVVSITYTAGLDPPGGLWPDDRDGHKGGDPVLLTTHPTRYKVFFYSNSAAFVTSLVVIIMVQSRFLLKRHTLHAAMILDLFGLITAYAAGSGRDLSTSIYAIALAGVVLVYVVIHIVFFTLEDQQVDNPQDLEKLDKRREMLLLLAILAATLTYQAGLTPPGGFWSADDSFGHHAGFPILFDNYPRRYNAFFYCNAASFMASVTLIVLLVNPTLYKPGIKCYALYMCMVVGMFGLMGAYAAGSSRHVRTSIYVFTLVAAVFAFVIIQVVIFWIQSCCKKEQPSTSSGPVNKDSRERSEEKDLREYLMLLGVLAASVTYQTGLKPPGGLWQDNNNGHTAGNSILHDIDRGRFRAFFYSNSTSFMASIIVIILLLPLNTHKLPLWPMHTAILLDMMGLLCAYAAGSTREWGTSSHVIALVVPVLAYIAAYAAWSLFRNKGRCVATKMPHDQPSQQYVTMEMPHVT, from the exons ATGCCACAGCAAGGCAGCAACCAAGTAGCAGCATCCCACAGTCCAATGGAGCGAGACCAGACGCCCGGGGAAGATGGGGGCAACAAGCAGCCACCTTCAACTTCGATGGAGTACCAGCTGAAGGCGTACCTTCTGCTGCTGGCCACGCTGGTGGCGACGGTGACGTACGCGGCGGGGCTCAACCTGCCAGGGGGAGCCTGGCCGGACACGCAGGACGGGCACCTCGCAGGTGACCCCATCCTCCCGGACGCGCACTACCGCCGCTACCTGGCCTTCTACTACTGCAACGCCACCGCCTTCGCGTCGTCGCTCGTGGCCTGCCTACTCCTCCTCGTCCTTGACGAGGAGAACACAAACTGGGCGATTGTCCTGCGGGCGGTCATGGTGCTCGACCTGTTCGGCCTCATGGGGGCCTACGCCGCGGGAAGCTGCCGGGACAAGTTCACGACCATCTTTGCCTCACTGCTGGTCACTTCCGTCTTCACCTACATTATGCTTGTCTTCCTAAGTTCCGTCTTCGCCTATGTCTTCCGTGGTAGTGTCTGCACCCATGTCTTGAAGTGGGGAACCGTCTTCGCCGATGCCTTCCGGAAGGTCTTTCCCAAGAGTACACAAGGATCGAAGAATCCTGAGGAGCAAGGCGAAGATGAGCATGAGGTGCTGATGCTGCTTGCGACCTTCGTCGTTACCATCACATACGTGGCCGGACTGGGCCCGCCTGGTGGGTTCTGGAGCGACAGCCGGGATGGCCACCGCGTGAGCGACCCGATCATGCAGGACCACAACACCAGCCGGTACCAGTCATTCTTCGTGTGGAATACCACCGCATTCGTCGCGTCCCTGCTCATCATCGTGCTGCTCATGGACAAGAATCTGAGCAGGACCATCTCTGTAAGGTTTGTCGCGCTGTATGGGTTCATCGCGGTGGCGCTCATTGGCCTAGTGGGGGCCTATGCTGCAGGAAGCTGCAGGGAAGCCGATGCTACCATCTACGTCGTTTCTCTGGCTGGGGCGGTTCTTGCAAGCATATTTCTACAGGTGTCAATTACTAGCGCCATGAACAAGGAGGGCAGTTGGGGTAATAAACTACTCACACCCATACGTCGTTTTACTTCACAATGGCTGAAGAATATAAGAGAGTGCTTTACTCCTATCACTACTCCTAGCCCTAACAG GGATGCACAACAAGCTGACAAAGTATTGGAAAGGAATCGCTCTCTTGTCATGTTGCTTGCTACTCTAGTGGTGAGCATCACTTACACAGCAGGACTGGATCCACCGGGCGGCCTCTGGCCAGATGACCGGGATGGGCACAAGGGCGGTGACCCGGTACTCCTCACAACCCATCCTACTCGGTACAAGGTGTTCTTCTATAGCAACTCAGCCGCCTTCGTGACATCCTTAGTGGTCATCATAATGGTCCAGAGTAGATTCCTGCTGAAGCGCCATACATTGCACGCAGCCATGATACTGGATTTGTTTGGCCTCATAACTGCATACGCTGCGGGGAGCGGTAGGGATTTAAGCACCTCCATCTATGCTATCGCCCTCGCAGGTGTTGTCCTAGTGTATGTGGTGATCCATATAGTGTTTTTCACATTAGAAGACCAGCAGGTGGACAACCCCCAGGATCTCGAAAAGTTGGATAAGAGGCGTGagatgctgctgctgcttgccATCTTGGCTGCAACGCTCACTTACCAAGCTGGGCTCACCCCGCCAGGTGGCTTCTGGTCAGCAGATGACAGCTTTGGTCATCATGCCGGGTTTCCGATCCTCTTCGATAACTACCCTCGCCGATACAATGCATTCTTCTACTGCAACGCGGCAAGCTTCATGGCATCTGTGACTCTCATAGTTCTTCTGGTGAACCCCACCCTATACAAGCCGGGCATAAAGTGTTATGCACTGTATATGTGCATGGTGGTGGGCATGTTTGGTCTCATGGGTGCCTATGCCGCTGGAAGCTCCCGCCATGTGCGAACCTCCATCTATGTGTTCACTTTAGTTGCTGCAGTCTTTGCCTTCGTAATCATTCAGGTGGTCATTTTCTGGATACAAAGTTGTTGCAAAAAAGAGCAGCCATCTACCTCATCTGGTCCAGTGAACAAGGACTCTCGTGAGCGTTCTGAAGAAAAGGACCTTCGTGAGTACTTGATGCTGTTAGGAGTCCTGGCTGCAAGTGTAACATACCAGACTGGCCTGAAACCACCAGGTGGCCTCTGGCAGGACAACAACAACGGACATACCGCAGGCAACTCAATCCTCCATGACATTGACAGAGGCCGGTTCCGTGCTTTCTTCTACAGCAACTCCACTTCATTCATGGCTTCTATCATCGTCATCATCTTGCTGCTTCCACTGAACACTCACAAGTTGCCACTGTGGCCAATGCACACTGCCATATTGCTAGACATGATGGGCCTCCTTTGTGCCTATGCGGCTGGCAGCACAAGGGAATGGGGGACATCCAGCCATGTCATCGCTCTGGTCGTTCCTGTGCTTGCCTATATTGCAGCCTACGCAGCGTGGTCATTGTTCCGCAACAAGGGTCGATGTGTGGCAACAAAGATGCCTCATGACCAACCATCCCAACAATATGTCACAATGGAGATGCCGCATGTGACGTGA